A single genomic interval of Hydractinia symbiolongicarpus strain clone_291-10 chromosome 8, HSymV2.1, whole genome shotgun sequence harbors:
- the LOC130653608 gene encoding uncharacterized protein LOC130653608 isoform X2 translates to MQEFDTSSDEANIRYNRRFYGQSKYFVVKKSHLYVLLFIAALIVVILLKNSLTKKNVVNKKKEIVRVNAPKKYSKNCNIVVYCHDVLNTAIKGRWEKTSYNQVFPWKQESVGEIRRKLNLPVNMTRTDGRCGIHFPIPNTRLAAHCDAAQDAELPCCAEASGWCGSTNDHCQHEKSFDMRKYLPPQRVQWKPMNEQCKIRTFEMMDACSILADKAKKIVFLGDSQARHFFTAFVLFLTHNYNNGAINAKHHHDDEIMQNCTQEYQLLNNDCRHYLVTSSKQVNGLCNGQKFKFQLEYFADYQSFVMKKTARKYESMYLSEDSYIVIGAATHFNSDKNSYMNYFLKYIIEEQKKTSYVWPKYIVETLHDVYSPASTKKRQELNEAIRTYGEERDTAVLDNSRLSRNLESFDGRTYGLKYNLLKVQILLNYFHNQRECT, encoded by the exons ATGCAGGAATTCGACACGAGTAGTGATGAAGCTAACATTCGTTACAACAGAAGATTTTACG GTCAAAGCAAGTATTTTGTGGTCAAGAAATCACATTTGTACGTTTTGCTATTCATCGCAGCGCTTATCGTTGTGATACTCCTGAAAAACTCACTGACCAAGAAAAATGTAGTAAACAAAAAGAAGGAAATCGTGAGGGTGAATGCGCCCAAAAAATACTCAAAAAACTGTAACATTGTGGTTTACTGTCACGATGTGCTAAACACAGCAATCAAGGGTCGATGGGAAAAAACTTCATATAATCAAGTGTTTCCATGGAAACAAGAAAGTGTCGGTGAAATACGAAGAAAACTAAATTTGCCAGTGAACATGACGAGAACAGATGGAAG GTGTGGCATCCACTTTCCAATACCCAACACACGGCTGGCTGCACATTGTGACGCAGCGCAGGATGCAGAATTACCCTGTTGTGCTGAAGCCAGCGGGTGGTGCGGTAGCACAAACGATCATTGCCAGCACGAGAAGTCATTTGATATGAGAAAGTACCTCCCACCACAAAGAGTGCAATGGAAACCCATGAATGAACAATGTAAAATTAGAACATTTGAAATGATGGACGCATGCAGTATTCTTGCTGATAAAGCAAAGAAGATAGTATTTTTGG GTGACAGTCAAGCTCGACATTTTTTCACCGCGTTTGTACTATTTCTAACACACAATTATAATAATGGCGCTATTAACGCTAAACATCACCATGACGACGAAATCATGCAGAATTGTACACAAGAGTACCAACTACTAAACAACGACTGTCGACATTAtttagtgacgtcatcaaaacaaGTCAACGGGCTATGTAATGGTCAAAAGTTTAAATTCCAATTAGAATATTTCGCAGACTACCAGTCCTTTGTAATGAAAAAGACAGCTCGAAAATACGAAAGCATGTACTTGTCGGAAGATTCGTACATAGTCATAGGAGCTGCCACGCATTTTAACTCCGATAAAAACAGTTACATGAATTATTTCCTGAAGTATATTATCGAAGAACAAAAAAAGACCTCCTATGTATGGCCAAAATATATAGTAGAGACTTTACACGATGTTTACTCGCCAGCTTCTACGAAGAAGAGACAAGAGCTTAACGAAGCCATAAGAACTTACGGAGAAGAGCGAGACACAGCCGTTCTCGATAATTCACGCTTAAGTAGAAACCTCGAAAGTTTTGACGGTAGAACGTACGGGCTAAAGTATAATTTATTAAAAGTGCAGATTTTGTTGAACTATTTTCATAATCAAAGAGAATGTACGTAG
- the LOC130653608 gene encoding uncharacterized protein LOC130653608 isoform X1: protein MQEFDTSSDEANIRYNRRFYGKKRGQSKYFVVKKSHLYVLLFIAALIVVILLKNSLTKKNVVNKKKEIVRVNAPKKYSKNCNIVVYCHDVLNTAIKGRWEKTSYNQVFPWKQESVGEIRRKLNLPVNMTRTDGRCGIHFPIPNTRLAAHCDAAQDAELPCCAEASGWCGSTNDHCQHEKSFDMRKYLPPQRVQWKPMNEQCKIRTFEMMDACSILADKAKKIVFLGDSQARHFFTAFVLFLTHNYNNGAINAKHHHDDEIMQNCTQEYQLLNNDCRHYLVTSSKQVNGLCNGQKFKFQLEYFADYQSFVMKKTARKYESMYLSEDSYIVIGAATHFNSDKNSYMNYFLKYIIEEQKKTSYVWPKYIVETLHDVYSPASTKKRQELNEAIRTYGEERDTAVLDNSRLSRNLESFDGRTYGLKYNLLKVQILLNYFHNQRECT, encoded by the exons ATGCAGGAATTCGACACGAGTAGTGATGAAGCTAACATTCGTTACAACAGAAGATTTTACGGTAAAAAAAGAG GTCAAAGCAAGTATTTTGTGGTCAAGAAATCACATTTGTACGTTTTGCTATTCATCGCAGCGCTTATCGTTGTGATACTCCTGAAAAACTCACTGACCAAGAAAAATGTAGTAAACAAAAAGAAGGAAATCGTGAGGGTGAATGCGCCCAAAAAATACTCAAAAAACTGTAACATTGTGGTTTACTGTCACGATGTGCTAAACACAGCAATCAAGGGTCGATGGGAAAAAACTTCATATAATCAAGTGTTTCCATGGAAACAAGAAAGTGTCGGTGAAATACGAAGAAAACTAAATTTGCCAGTGAACATGACGAGAACAGATGGAAG GTGTGGCATCCACTTTCCAATACCCAACACACGGCTGGCTGCACATTGTGACGCAGCGCAGGATGCAGAATTACCCTGTTGTGCTGAAGCCAGCGGGTGGTGCGGTAGCACAAACGATCATTGCCAGCACGAGAAGTCATTTGATATGAGAAAGTACCTCCCACCACAAAGAGTGCAATGGAAACCCATGAATGAACAATGTAAAATTAGAACATTTGAAATGATGGACGCATGCAGTATTCTTGCTGATAAAGCAAAGAAGATAGTATTTTTGG GTGACAGTCAAGCTCGACATTTTTTCACCGCGTTTGTACTATTTCTAACACACAATTATAATAATGGCGCTATTAACGCTAAACATCACCATGACGACGAAATCATGCAGAATTGTACACAAGAGTACCAACTACTAAACAACGACTGTCGACATTAtttagtgacgtcatcaaaacaaGTCAACGGGCTATGTAATGGTCAAAAGTTTAAATTCCAATTAGAATATTTCGCAGACTACCAGTCCTTTGTAATGAAAAAGACAGCTCGAAAATACGAAAGCATGTACTTGTCGGAAGATTCGTACATAGTCATAGGAGCTGCCACGCATTTTAACTCCGATAAAAACAGTTACATGAATTATTTCCTGAAGTATATTATCGAAGAACAAAAAAAGACCTCCTATGTATGGCCAAAATATATAGTAGAGACTTTACACGATGTTTACTCGCCAGCTTCTACGAAGAAGAGACAAGAGCTTAACGAAGCCATAAGAACTTACGGAGAAGAGCGAGACACAGCCGTTCTCGATAATTCACGCTTAAGTAGAAACCTCGAAAGTTTTGACGGTAGAACGTACGGGCTAAAGTATAATTTATTAAAAGTGCAGATTTTGTTGAACTATTTTCATAATCAAAGAGAATGTACGTAG